In Thermodesulfobacteriota bacterium, the genomic stretch CCCCTCACGTGCTCCGGGAGGCTCCTGGCCCCTATCTCCTGGCCCTCCTCGAGCGTTACGGCCCTCTCGACGATATTCTCTAGCTCCCTTACGTTGCCGGAATAATCATAGTCCATGAGCGCGCGCATGGCCTCGCCTGAAAAGCCGCCTACTTTCTTTCCGAGCGCCCTGTTGTACTTCTCGAGGAAGTGCCTTGCGAGGTGCGGGACGTCCTCCTTCCGCTCACGCAGCGGCGGGGTCGCTATCCTTATGACGTTCAGCCTGTAGAAGAGGTCCTCCCTGAACCGCCCTTCCCTAACCTCGGCCTCCACGTCCCTGTTCGAGGCCGCGATGAGGCGTATGTCGACGGTCCTGTCCGACGAGCCGCCGACCGGCCTGAAGCGCCTCTCCTGTATGAAGCGCAGGAGCTTTACCTGCAGGTGGAGCGGCAGCTCCGTAATCTCGTCGAGAAAGAGCGTCCCCCCGTCAGCCTGGTCGGCAAGCCCTTCCCTGTTCGAGACCGCTCCGGTAAAGGCGCCCTTCACATGCCCGAATATCTCGCTCTCAAGGAGGTTTTCAGGAATAGCGCCGCAGTTCACTGCCACGAACGAACGGTCCTTCCGGTCGCTCTCCTCGTGGATGGCCCTGGCCACGAGTTCCTTCCCAGTGCCGCTTTCGCCGGTAATGAAGACGTTGGCCTTTGTCCTGGCAACGCTCATTATGAGAGAGTATATCTCATACATCCTCGGGCTCGTGCCGACAATCTTCGAAAACCCGAGCCGCGTCTTGAGCTCGTTCTTAAGGAGCCGGTTTTCGCGTGCGAGATTCTTAAGCTCAAGCGCCTTCCTGATCGTGAGCTTCACCTCGTCTATGTTGAAGGGCTTTATGAAGTAATCGTGCGCCCCGGCCTTCATGGCCTCTATCGCGGTCTCCACAGACGCGTAAGCCGTTATCATTATGACGAGAGAATCGGGGTCCATCTCCTTCAGGGCCTTCAGGAACTCCATCCCGCCCATGCCAGGCATCCTTACGTCGGAGATTACGAGGTCCGCCCCCCTCTCGCGTATCTCGTCGAGCGCGAGCGCGGCGGAGTCGGCCCCGACCGCGTCGTAGCCTTCCTTTGCGAGCATTATCTCGAGGAACTCCCTCATGCTCTTCTCGTCGTCGACGATTACTATCCTGTGCCTGCCCATAAGCCGTCCTGCGCTGGATTTTGTTGATGGCGCGCCGCGCAACTCCGAATCCGTGTCATCTCCGGATCTCCGGGTCCGGGCGCCCCAGTCTTAAGCCCTCGCGCCCTCGCTCTCTACCGGAAGGAGTATCCTGAAGGCCGCGCCCCTGCCCTCACCGCTCGAGACCTCGATGGTGCCGCTATGGCTCTCTATTATCCTGTGGACTATGGCGAGGCCGAGCCCCGTGCCCCTCTCCTTGGTCGAGAAGAAAGGGTCGAATATCCTGCACGCGTCCTCGGGCCTTATGCCCTTGCCGGTATCGGATACCGTGACCTCGACAAAGCCCATTCCGGCATCGTCCGGAAGGCCGCCCTCCGGCCAGCGCCTCGCTGACACCGTCAGGGTTCCACCGCCTTCCATGGCGTGGAGGGCGTTAAGGAAGAGGTTCCAGAAGACCTGGCCGAGCTGCCTGTGGTCCCCGACTATGCTGAACCGCTCGCCTATTTTCGACTCTATGCGGATACCCGAGGCCTCCGGGCAGTTCCTTATGAGCCTCACCGTCTCGTCGATCACGGCCGAGAGGTCTACAAGCTCCCTCTCGGCCTCCCTCGCGGGCTTGGCGAAAAGGAGGTAGTCGGTTATGAGGCTGTTTAGCCTGTCGGTCTCGGAGAGTATGATGTCCATGAGCCGCCTGTTCTCGCCCCCGGCGGATTCAGCCCGCAATAGCTGTATGGAGCCGCTAATCGAGGCGAGCGGGTTCCGTATCTCGTGCGCTATGCCGACCGAGACCTCGCCCAGGGCCTTCATGCGCTCGTCCCTCCTGAGCGCCTCCTCCATCTGCTTGAGGCGCGTGAGGTCCTGGAAGATGATTATCCTCCCGACCTCGCCGCCCTGGCCCTGCGAGATGCTGAAGCCCAGGTATATCTCCTCCCCGGTCCTTTTCCTGAACCTCTCCTCCACTCTCCTCCCGCCCTGCGGGGCCAGGAGGCCCTTCCGTATCATGCCCGGGAATATCTCCTCGACGTCCTTGTAATAAACGTCCCGGAGCGTATAGCCTGTGACGCCCTCGGCCTCGCGGTTGAAGGAGGTTATCCTCATCCTGTCGTCGAGCGTCATTATGCCGCTCGTTATGTTCTCGATTATCTGCCTGTTCAGGGCCTCGAGCTTTTCGTAATCGATCTCCTTCTCTTCGAGCTCCCTTTCCACCCTCGCGGCCCTTTCGGCGAGATAGCCGGTAAGGTAGGCTACCGTGAAGAACGCGAGTATGTTGGTCGAGACCGTTACGAAGACGTATTTCCAGGGCGGCGCGAAGGCCGGTGAGACGAGCTTGTACTCCGCCGGGAGCATACCGTAGAAGTCGAGGTCGATGAGGACCCCGTAAGCTATGCTGGAGACCGAAGCCGCGTAGAACCCCGCGCGCTTTCCGAGGAGTATGGCCGCGCCTATCACGATAAGCGGATAGAGCGCGTGCATGTAGCTTTCGGTGCCGCCCGTTATGTAGACGATTACGGTGGCGAGGGCTATGTCTATGGTGACCTGGGCGTAGGTGAAGAGCTTGAGGTTCCGTACCCTGCCCAGGAGTAGCGCGTAGAGGATGGTGAGGAGCCCCACGGCCGCCGCAACGCCGTAGAGCGGATAGAAGTTGAGGAGCGCAAGGGACGCCCCTCTCACCTGGAACCAGGCGGTGACTCCCAGGAAAGAGAGCGCAAGCACCACCCTCAAGACCATCATGGCCAGCAGCCTGGCCCCTAGAGCATCCTTCGGGTAAGCCTGCATTTTCCGGACCTGTTAGCCTCCCGCGGCGCCTGCTATCTGGAATATCGGCAGGTAAAGGGCTATGACAAGGCCGCCTACGACTATGCCGAGGAAGGCCATGAGCATGGGCTCTATGAGGGATGTAAGCGCCTCGACAGCCTGGTCCACCTCTTCCTCGTAGAAGTCGGCTATCTTCGAGAGCATGGCGTCGAGCGCGCCGGTGGACTCACCGACCGCTATCATCTGGGTGACCATGCCAGGGAAGACCTTCGTCTCGGAAAGGGGCTCGGCAAGGGTCTTTCCCTGGCTCAAGCTCGTCCTGGCCTTTACGACCGCCTCCTCGATTATCACGTTTCCGGCTGTCTTTGAGACTATCTCCAGGCTTTCGAGTATGGGCACTCCGCTCGAGAGCATCGTCCCGAGCGTCCTCGTGAACCTCGCCACCGCCGTCTTCCTGATCAGATCGCCGATAACGGGGGCCTTCAGGAAGACCTGGTCCATGACCCTGCGGCCCTTGGGGACCTTGTACAGCCTGTTGAGCCCTATGATGGTAGCCGCGATAACGCCGATGATGATATACCACGAGCTCTTGAGGGCGTTGCTCATGTTAACCACGAGCTGCGTCGGCGCGGGCAGGGCCTGGCCGAAGTCGGCGAACATGTCGTCGAATATCGGGACGACCCAGAGGAGGAGGCCCGCTACGACGAGGCAGGCGATGATTATGACGGCGACAGGGTAAGTCATGGCGCCCTTTATCTTGCCCTTGAGCTTCTCGGACTTCTCCATGAAGCCCGAGAGCCTGTTGAGGATTGTATCGAGTATGCCGCCGACCTCTCCGGCGGCGATAAGGTTGACGTAGAGGTCGTCGAAGACCTTGGGGTGCTTCCTGAGGGCGTCCGCAAAGGTCGATCCGCCCTCGACCGAGGACTTGACGTCAAGGAGTATCTTCTTGAATTCGGCGTTCTCCTGCTGGCCGGCGAGGATGTCCAGGCACTGGACGAGCGGCAGTCCCGCGTCTATCATGGTCGCGAACTGCCTGCTGAATATGACGATGTCCTTCGTCTTGATGCCGCCGCCGAGGCCAGGTATCTTTATCTCGGAAAGAGAGCGCCTGGCCTTCTTGGGCCCTATCGAGGCCGGCACAATCTGCTGGCGCCTGAGCGACGCCGTCGCCTGCGCCACGCTTGCGGCCTCTATCTCGCCCTTTCTCGGCTCCCCGGCGAGCGTTTTTCCGCTGTAGACGAAAGTAGGCATGGTTTACATTGTCCTCCCTGCCGGCGCGCCTGGCCTCAGCACGCCCGCGTTGGCGAGCATCTGGCGGAACTCGTCAGGCTCGGAGCTCCTCCCGATGGCCTCCTCGAGGGTTATAAGCCTCCTCGAATACAGGTTCATGAGGCTCTGGTTCATGGTCTGCATGCCGAATTTGGTCTGGCCGACCTGCATCTGCGAGTATATCTGGTGGAGCTTGTCCTCCCTTATGAGGTTCCTTATGGCGGCGTTGGGGACCATCACCTCTATCGCGATGACCCGGCCCTTGCCATCCGCGCTCGGTATAAGGAGCTGCGAGAGCACGCCCTCGAGGACGAACGAGAGCTGCGCCCTTACCTGCGGCTGCTGGTTCGAGGGGAAGACGTCCACTATCCTGTTTATGGTCTGGACGCAGGAGTTCGTGTGCAGGGTGGCGAAGCAGAGGTGGCCCGTCTCCGCTATGGTCAGGGCCGTCTCTATCGTGTCCATGTCGCGGAGCTCCCCCAGGAGCACCACGTCCGGGTCCTGCCTCAGCACGTACTTGAGCGCCTTCTTGAAGGCGAAGGTGTCGTACCCGACCTCCCTCTGGTTCACGAGGGCCATCTTGGAGCTGTGGAGGTATTCTATCGGGTCCTCTATGGTGATTATGTGCTCCGCCCTCTCGGAGTTTATCTTGTCTATGATGGAGGCCAGGGTGGTGGATTTGCCGCTCCCTGTCGGCCCCGTTACGAGGACGAGGCCGCGCGGCTTCTTGGAAAGCTCTTCCATGATTGGCGGGAGCCCGAGTTCCTGGAACGATTTTATCTTGAAGGGGATGGTCCTGAAGACCCCGGCGACACTCCCCCTCTGGACGAACAGGTTGCCCCTGAAGCGGCTGAGGCCCTTAAGTCCGAAGGAGAAATCGAGCTCGTTCTCCTCCTCAAACTTGTGCTTCTGCACGTCCGTGAGGATGGAATAGCAGAGCTGCTTGGAATCTATCCCGGAAAGGACCGGCATGTTCAGTGGCGCGAGCTTGCCGTGGACCCTTATCCTCGGCGGCGACCCGGCGGTTATGTGCAGGTCGCTCCCGCCCTGCTCCGTCATCACGCGCAGCAGCTCCTGCATGTTGTATTTGTTGCCTTCTACCGCCATCGGGGTCTCCTTTATCGAATATGGCCGCGCAGGCCGGAAGACGCAGCTAACAGAAGCGCTGCCGTCTTTCCCGTGAAATTCTATAATCAGGCGCTTTTTCGCGTAAGGACAAAAGTTACACCGCCGGTATGACCAGGCGTCAGTCCGCCATCGTCACCCTTAAGACCTCTTCTATGGTCGTGACGCCCTCGGCGACCTTGGTCACGCCGCTCATGCGGAGCGACTTCATCCCTTCCTTAATGGCCGTCCTCTTTAGCTCCGCGGAAGAGGCGCCGTTAAGCACCATGTCTTTTATGCCTTCGGTAAATGGCATGACCTCGTAGAGGGCGATCCTGCCCTTATACCCCGTGCCGCCGCACGTGGCGCAGCCTTTGCCCTTTGAGACCTCCATCCGCTTCGTCTCCTCCGGCGACGCGCCGAGGTCCAGGAGCACCTTCTCCGTTATCTGCACCTTCTCCTTGCAGTCCTTGCAGATCTTCCTCGCGAGCCTCTGTGCGAGTATGAGGTTGCTCGCGGACGAGACCAGGAACGGCTCTATGCCCATGTTGAGGAGCCTGTTGACCGTCGAGGGCGCGTCGTTCGTGTGGAGCGTAGAGAGGACCAGGTGGCCCGTCAGGGCCGCCTTCACCGCTATCTCCGCGGTCTCGTAGTCCCTTATCTCTCCGACCATTATGATGTCGGGGTCCTGCCTCAAAAAGCTCCTGAGGGCGGCGGCGAAATTCAGGCCTATGTCCTCGTGCATCTGCACCTGGTTTATGCCCATGAGGTTGAATTCGACCGGGTCCTCGGCTGTCGAGATGTTCTCGCTCACCTTGTTGAGCTCGGAGAGGGCCGAGTAAAGGGTGGTCGTCTTTCCGCTGCCGGTCGGGCCGGTGACGAGCACTATGCCCCAGGGCTTGTGTATGGCGCCCATGAAGTCCTTCAAGGCCTTCTCCTCGAAGCCCAGCTTGGTCATGTCGAGCTGGAGGTTGCTCTTGTCGAGGAGCCTCAAGCAGACCTTCTCGCCGAAAAGGGTCGGTAGCACCGAGACCCTGTAGTCCATCTCCTTGCTCTTGGAGAGCTTTAGCTTTATCCTGCCGTCCTGCGGGAGCCTCCTCTCGGCTATGTCGAGGTTGCTGATAATCTTGAGCCTCGACACTATCGCGTTCTTGAGCTTCATCGGGGGCTTCATCATCTCCTGGAGGACCCCGTCTACCCTGTACCTTACGCGGAAGTGCTTCTCATAGGGCTCGATGTGGATGTCGCTCGCGCCCCTCTTTATGGCGTCGGTCAGTATGAGGTTCACGAGCTTGACGACAGGGGCGTCCTCCACGGCCTTTTTCAGGTCCGAGAGGTCGACCTCCTCCTCTTCCCTCACGACCTCCATCTCGCTCTCGTCGAACTCGGTGAGTACGCCGTCGAGCCCCATCTCGGGGGTCTCGTAATACTTCTCGATCGCTCCCTTTATGGCGGCGTCGGAGGCAAGTAGCGGCTCCACGTTGTAGCCGGTCAGGAACTTTATGTCGTCGATGGCGAAGATGTTCGAAGGGTCGGCCATTGCGACCACCAGGGTCGAGCCGGTCCTGCTGATCGGTATGACCTGGTACTTCCTGGCCACGTCCTCGGGGATGAGCTTTATTACCTCGTGGTCGACCTCCTGCGTGGAAAGGTCTATGGTGGGTATCCCGTACTGCCTGCTCAGAAACGAGGTCAGGTCCTTTTCGGATATGAAACCGAGCTTCGAGAGGTTATAGCCGAGCCTCCCGCCGCCCTTTTTCTGCTCGTCTATCGCCTTGTTGAGCTGGTCCGGCGTTATGAGCCTTTCTCTTAATAAGAGCTCGCCTATTCTGTCTGTCATCGTCCCCGATAGCTGGTGACAAAAATTGTCACCCTATGTTAGTAGATTAGAAATGCGATGTCAAGGAAGCGCAGTGTCAGGGCGCACCTTTACGAAAATATCATGCGTACTTCATGGCGGTACTTACTATCTCATCGGAAAAAAAGGGCTTTCTTATGTAAACGTCTATCATGCCTTCCTTTACTCCTTCGAAGATGGCCTTGTCCGCGTCCTTGAAATACCCGGTAAAGAGCACCACCCTGGTCCCGGGCCTGAGCTTTTTGATCTCCCTGAAGGCATCGAGACCGTTCATGCCCGGCATTACCATGTCCAGGAAAACCAGCGAATACTCAGCGTTTTTAATCTCATCCAGGGCTTGCGGGGCGCTGGTCACATATCTTGCGTCAAACCCGGCGTCCTTGAGCATTTCGGACATCCCTATGCCGACAGTCTCCTCGTCGTCTACCACGAGGACCTTTTTCGACCTGCAGTCCATGAAAGATCCTCCTTATATATCGGCACTGAGCTAAATACCTTGAAACCCCTTTTCGATTTTCTTGCGGGCTTGCCAGGGGGCGCATGAACTTCCGCCCTGCGCGCGGCTATCCTGCTGTTTTTTCGATGAAAACAGCGAGATAGACCCTGAAAACAGCGCCTCCGGAGGGGTGGTTGTCCACTTCTATCCACCCGCCATGCTCCTTCAATATGCTCTGTGAGATGGAAAGGCCCAGGCCGATATTATTCCCACCGCCCTTCTCCTTGGTCGTGAAAAACGGGTCAAAGACCTTGTCCTTCATTTCCGCGGGCACGCCGGGGCCAGTATCCCTGAACTCGGCCAGCGAGTAAGCTTTTCCGTCGGCCTCGAATCTCCTGGTAGATATGAATATGGCGCCCTTGCCGCCCATCGCGTCCCTCGCGTTCTTGAGTATGTTCAGCACGACCTCCATGACCTGCCCCTTGTTGCCGAACACCTTCGGGAGCGTCGGGTCGAAGTCCTCGATTATCTCTATGGACCTCGTCTTTATCTCGGATATGAAGATGGTGAGTGTTGCGCGTATGGCCTCGTTGAGGAACATGGGGGCATAATCGGCCCTCGAAGGCCTCGAATAGGTGAGTACGTCCATTATGATGTATTTGGAGCGCACGGCAGCGTCCCGTATCTTCTCAAGCAGGAAGTACTTCGGGTCGTCCTTCCCGGTCCGCTTCATCAGGACCTCGGTTATGCTGAGTATGCCCGCAAGGGGGCTGTTGAGCTCGTGGGCTATTCCAGCTCCCATCTCGCCCAGGCTTATGAGCTTGGCGGACTGTATGAACTTCTGCTCCGAGCTCTTGAGCCTGGCGTATGCGTCCTTAAGCTCCTCGAGGGAGCGGTCGAGCTCGGAGGTGCGCCTCCGCACCGTCTCCTCAAGCTCAAGGACGTGCCTCTTTATGGTCTCCTCGAGCGATTTCCTTTTCGATATGTCCCTCCATATCTCCTGTATGTACCGCCTTCCGTTCAGTTCGAGGAGAGAGGCCGCGACCTCGACAGGGACAAGCGCGCCGTCCTTGCGCCTTACGAGGAGCTCTTTCAGGGGCCCGACGCCCTTGCCGTCACCGGCGCAATCGGAGCCCAGGTAAAGCCGCAGGTCCCCGGGCTGGAAGAGGTCCCGTGGCGACATGCCCAGTATCTCCTCTTTCGCATACCCGAGGAGCGCAGAGGCCGCCGGGTTCGCGTCCGTGTACTGCCCAGCCTCCAGGTCGCGCAGCACTATGGTGTCCGCGGCGGTGCTCACGAGTTTCGAGTACTTCTCACCCATGTCCCTCAAGTCGGCCGTCGCCTTGATCAGGGTCCCGGCCATGCGGTCGAAGGCCTCGGCGACCTGCTCGACCTCGTCCCCGGTCTTCAAACCCGCCCTGAAGTCCAGCCTGCCGTTAGATATGGCCTCAGCCCCCTCCCTGAGCTTCGCAAGCGGGACGAGGATGCGTTTTCTTACGAGGGCGAAGACGCCAAGCGTCGCTGCCAGGAATATCGCGCCGCCCCAGATCATTATGGCGTCCCTGTGCGATTCTATCACCCGCTCATGGTCCCTGAGCGATACGGTTACCGAGACCGCCCCTGTTACGGTCCCGGCCTGCCAGCCTTCATGGCAGGCCACGCATTCGCCTGTTACAAGAACAGGCGTCACGTGCCGGGCCAGCCTGTACCCCTCCCCGGAT encodes the following:
- a CDS encoding sigma-54 dependent transcriptional regulator, which gives rise to MGRHRIVIVDDEKSMREFLEIMLAKEGYDAVGADSAALALDEIRERGADLVISDVRMPGMGGMEFLKALKEMDPDSLVIMITAYASVETAIEAMKAGAHDYFIKPFNIDEVKLTIRKALELKNLARENRLLKNELKTRLGFSKIVGTSPRMYEIYSLIMSVARTKANVFITGESGTGKELVARAIHEESDRKDRSFVAVNCGAIPENLLESEIFGHVKGAFTGAVSNREGLADQADGGTLFLDEITELPLHLQVKLLRFIQERRFRPVGGSSDRTVDIRLIAASNRDVEAEVREGRFREDLFYRLNVIRIATPPLRERKEDVPHLARHFLEKYNRALGKKVGGFSGEAMRALMDYDYSGNVRELENIVERAVTLEEGQEIGARSLPEHVRGERPQFQAILPSQDGQAKVPETGMDLEKTVEDFEKAVIADALKKAGGVKKKAAGLLGLSFRSMRYKLEKYAIDGGKDE
- a CDS encoding ATP-binding protein produces the protein MQAYPKDALGARLLAMMVLRVVLALSFLGVTAWFQVRGASLALLNFYPLYGVAAAVGLLTILYALLLGRVRNLKLFTYAQVTIDIALATVIVYITGGTESYMHALYPLIVIGAAILLGKRAGFYAASVSSIAYGVLIDLDFYGMLPAEYKLVSPAFAPPWKYVFVTVSTNILAFFTVAYLTGYLAERAARVERELEEKEIDYEKLEALNRQIIENITSGIMTLDDRMRITSFNREAEGVTGYTLRDVYYKDVEEIFPGMIRKGLLAPQGGRRVEERFRKRTGEEIYLGFSISQGQGGEVGRIIIFQDLTRLKQMEEALRRDERMKALGEVSVGIAHEIRNPLASISGSIQLLRAESAGGENRRLMDIILSETDRLNSLITDYLLFAKPAREAERELVDLSAVIDETVRLIRNCPEASGIRIESKIGERFSIVGDHRQLGQVFWNLFLNALHAMEGGGTLTVSARRWPEGGLPDDAGMGFVEVTVSDTGKGIRPEDACRIFDPFFSTKERGTGLGLAIVHRIIESHSGTIEVSSGEGRGAAFRILLPVESEGARA
- a CDS encoding type II secretion system F family protein; this translates as MPTFVYSGKTLAGEPRKGEIEAASVAQATASLRRQQIVPASIGPKKARRSLSEIKIPGLGGGIKTKDIVIFSRQFATMIDAGLPLVQCLDILAGQQENAEFKKILLDVKSSVEGGSTFADALRKHPKVFDDLYVNLIAAGEVGGILDTILNRLSGFMEKSEKLKGKIKGAMTYPVAVIIIACLVVAGLLLWVVPIFDDMFADFGQALPAPTQLVVNMSNALKSSWYIIIGVIAATIIGLNRLYKVPKGRRVMDQVFLKAPVIGDLIRKTAVARFTRTLGTMLSSGVPILESLEIVSKTAGNVIIEEAVVKARTSLSQGKTLAEPLSETKVFPGMVTQMIAVGESTGALDAMLSKIADFYEEEVDQAVEALTSLIEPMLMAFLGIVVGGLVIALYLPIFQIAGAAGG
- a CDS encoding type IV pilus twitching motility protein PilT, whose amino-acid sequence is MAVEGNKYNMQELLRVMTEQGGSDLHITAGSPPRIRVHGKLAPLNMPVLSGIDSKQLCYSILTDVQKHKFEEENELDFSFGLKGLSRFRGNLFVQRGSVAGVFRTIPFKIKSFQELGLPPIMEELSKKPRGLVLVTGPTGSGKSTTLASIIDKINSERAEHIITIEDPIEYLHSSKMALVNQREVGYDTFAFKKALKYVLRQDPDVVLLGELRDMDTIETALTIAETGHLCFATLHTNSCVQTINRIVDVFPSNQQPQVRAQLSFVLEGVLSQLLIPSADGKGRVIAIEVMVPNAAIRNLIREDKLHQIYSQMQVGQTKFGMQTMNQSLMNLYSRRLITLEEAIGRSSEPDEFRQMLANAGVLRPGAPAGRTM
- the pilB gene encoding type IV-A pilus assembly ATPase PilB, with the translated sequence MTDRIGELLLRERLITPDQLNKAIDEQKKGGGRLGYNLSKLGFISEKDLTSFLSRQYGIPTIDLSTQEVDHEVIKLIPEDVARKYQVIPISRTGSTLVVAMADPSNIFAIDDIKFLTGYNVEPLLASDAAIKGAIEKYYETPEMGLDGVLTEFDESEMEVVREEEEVDLSDLKKAVEDAPVVKLVNLILTDAIKRGASDIHIEPYEKHFRVRYRVDGVLQEMMKPPMKLKNAIVSRLKIISNLDIAERRLPQDGRIKLKLSKSKEMDYRVSVLPTLFGEKVCLRLLDKSNLQLDMTKLGFEEKALKDFMGAIHKPWGIVLVTGPTGSGKTTTLYSALSELNKVSENISTAEDPVEFNLMGINQVQMHEDIGLNFAAALRSFLRQDPDIIMVGEIRDYETAEIAVKAALTGHLVLSTLHTNDAPSTVNRLLNMGIEPFLVSSASNLILAQRLARKICKDCKEKVQITEKVLLDLGASPEETKRMEVSKGKGCATCGGTGYKGRIALYEVMPFTEGIKDMVLNGASSAELKRTAIKEGMKSLRMSGVTKVAEGVTTIEEVLRVTMAD
- a CDS encoding response regulator; this encodes MDCRSKKVLVVDDEETVGIGMSEMLKDAGFDARYVTSAPQALDEIKNAEYSLVFLDMVMPGMNGLDAFREIKKLRPGTRVVLFTGYFKDADKAIFEGVKEGMIDVYIRKPFFSDEIVSTAMKYA
- a CDS encoding PAS domain S-box protein; protein product: MRISLSRRFTFYIGGILLAGISAFHHMEKRSHSALIEEMGAGEARKLSAAVFDQLHTSMKLGGGNDENAAVLERFRRIPGIEEIRVMRTAGAANETRGAVEGGYGRAAEGAPVDELDRLALAGTASEHIGISGEGYRLARHVTPVLVTGECVACHEGWQAGTVTGAVSVTVSLRDHERVIESHRDAIMIWGGAIFLAATLGVFALVRKRILVPLAKLREGAEAISNGRLDFRAGLKTGDEVEQVAEAFDRMAGTLIKATADLRDMGEKYSKLVSTAADTIVLRDLEAGQYTDANPAASALLGYAKEEILGMSPRDLFQPGDLRLYLGSDCAGDGKGVGPLKELLVRRKDGALVPVEVAASLLELNGRRYIQEIWRDISKRKSLEETIKRHVLELEETVRRRTSELDRSLEELKDAYARLKSSEQKFIQSAKLISLGEMGAGIAHELNSPLAGILSITEVLMKRTGKDDPKYFLLEKIRDAAVRSKYIIMDVLTYSRPSRADYAPMFLNEAIRATLTIFISEIKTRSIEIIEDFDPTLPKVFGNKGQVMEVVLNILKNARDAMGGKGAIFISTRRFEADGKAYSLAEFRDTGPGVPAEMKDKVFDPFFTTKEKGGGNNIGLGLSISQSILKEHGGWIEVDNHPSGGAVFRVYLAVFIEKTAG